A part of Candidatus Saccharibacteria bacterium genomic DNA contains:
- a CDS encoding ATP synthase F0 subunit C, whose protein sequence is MELKELAFGLTYALPAFGAAIGIGLIGSGALSAFGRNPEKLSDIRTLMITAIVFADSLAIIGIIVAFIAKA, encoded by the coding sequence ATGGAGCTAAAAGAACTTGCATTTGGGCTAACCTACGCATTGCCTGCATTTGGCGCGGCAATCGGCATTGGGTTGATTGGTTCTGGTGCGCTTAGCGCATTTGGTCGTAACCCAGAAAAATTGAGTGATATCCGCACACTCATGATCACTGCGATCGTGTTTGCTGACTCACTCGCAATCATTGGTATCATTGTGGCATTTATCGCAAAGGCATAG
- a CDS encoding F0F1 ATP synthase subunit A has translation MEIPPIHLPASTLFHVGPLPITNTMILGGLGVVLMLAILIAAALQVKAGKSNRFTGFVQWVFEGMYGNIYTIIPDKKIAASIAPLALTIFFTVLCTYWVSIIPGVGSVKLNGHELLRGLPTDLNFTTALAFVTMTAVQVYAIKHHGFFKNIGRYLINPLKDPIGSFEGLLEIVGEASRLLALSFRLFGNAFAGEVLLMIVGALSGYFASLSLPLFMAFELFIGFIQAYVFYMLTLIFAALATMSHGGHTSPDHSSAPIPVGAMD, from the coding sequence ATGGAAATTCCCCCTATTCACTTGCCCGCTTCGACACTTTTTCATGTCGGTCCTCTTCCTATCACCAATACCATGATACTCGGTGGGCTTGGCGTGGTTCTCATGCTAGCTATTCTCATCGCAGCGGCACTCCAGGTGAAGGCAGGAAAATCTAATCGTTTCACCGGCTTTGTACAATGGGTGTTTGAAGGTATGTATGGCAATATCTATACCATTATTCCCGACAAAAAAATTGCCGCAAGCATTGCGCCGCTAGCGCTCACTATCTTTTTCACGGTACTCTGTACCTACTGGGTTAGTATCATTCCTGGTGTCGGCTCGGTAAAGCTCAATGGACATGAATTGCTGCGCGGCTTGCCGACTGACCTTAATTTTACAACCGCGCTGGCGTTTGTCACCATGACAGCCGTACAAGTGTATGCAATCAAACATCACGGTTTTTTCAAAAATATTGGTCGCTACCTCATCAACCCACTCAAAGATCCGATTGGTTCATTCGAGGGGCTACTTGAAATTGTTGGCGAAGCATCTCGTCTACTTGCGCTCAGTTTTCGACTGTTCGGCAACGCATTCGCAGGTGAGGTGCTGCTGATGATTGTCGGTGCACTGAGCGGCTATTTTGCAAGTCTCAGTTTGCCATTGTTTATGGCGTTCGAGCTGTTTATAGGCTTTATCCAGGCGTATGTATTCTACATGTTAACCCTTATTTTCGCTGCGCTCGCTACTATGAGCCACGGCGGTCATACATCACCCGATCACTCCTCTGCCCCAATACCTGTTGGAGCAATGGACTGA